A region from the Takifugu rubripes chromosome 22, fTakRub1.2, whole genome shotgun sequence genome encodes:
- the camk2n2a gene encoding calcium/calmodulin-dependent protein kinase II inhibitor 1a: MSEVLPYSEGKMSGYGTDSEVSQMSFSCGLQDTSAFFAASQAKRPPKLGQIGRAKRVVIEDDRIDDVLKGMTDKSSPGV, encoded by the exons ATGTCTGAGGTGCTGCCATACAGCGAGGGGAAAATGAGTGGCTACGGGACAGACAGCGAGGTCAGCCAGATGTCCTTTAGCTGCGGGCTGCAGGACACAAGCGCCTTTTTCGCCGCGTCGCAGGCCAAGAGACCACCAAAGCTTGGACAGATCGGCCGAGCCAAGCGAG TGGTCATCGAAGACGACCGAATAGACGACGTCCTGAAGGGGATGACAGACAAGTCTTCGCCCGGCGTGTAG